Proteins from a genomic interval of Ndongobacter massiliensis:
- a CDS encoding DUF5063 domain-containing protein, with the protein MNRDIARKFYERADEYCCFIAKNVVTVETVPSLIEILVMLYIAAMNLPEAEPETIKRSSNLFRDIPISFHEQIPTTYRELFDPYSDEESVCGDLFDDLSDIASDLQAGMKEYEAGKFGNAIFEWKCGWNGHWGQHVVDALRALHSIRIR; encoded by the coding sequence TTTTATGAACGAGCAGACGAATACTGCTGCTTTATCGCTAAAAATGTGGTTACAGTTGAAACAGTTCCCTCTCTTATTGAGATACTTGTGATGCTTTATATAGCTGCTATGAACCTTCCTGAAGCAGAGCCAGAAACGATCAAAAGATCTTCGAATCTTTTTAGAGATATTCCTATCAGCTTTCATGAACAGATTCCTACGACATACCGGGAGCTATTTGATCCTTATAGTGATGAAGAGTCTGTATGCGGAGACTTGTTCGATGATCTTTCCGACATTGCTTCAGATTTGCAAGCAGGGATGAAGGAATATGAAGCCGGGAAATTCGGAAATGCTATCTTTGAATGGAAATGTGGATGGAATGGGCATTGGGGTCAGCATGTTGTGGATGCTCTGCGAGCATTACATTCTATAAGAATCCGATAA